Proteins co-encoded in one Brassica oleracea var. oleracea cultivar TO1000 chromosome C4, BOL, whole genome shotgun sequence genomic window:
- the LOC106338271 gene encoding uncharacterized protein LOC106338271: MKSKGVTAETKNPIKPIGKTGASSGLNLGVRGRASVSPGAKGKAIVTDNVGKVITFKDVTFGPHEDEVRFRWIHFWEAWNVQTKVLIGLEMLLIDEEESVIQGFIPYGRIETYLPHMKACATYRLSKFFGSKSKTIYRVAEPSVTISFSWNSALSVLEDSSIRIPADRFRIHGFREFDASSDLIGDLYDYIGHIKLVNGKVPSDSLLLDEAEIAASRRVELLVQTHDDPVMKLYLWDKAAFEFYEKFKASGGTARVILVTTLNPKRFGGVLSLSAMASSQVFLDSDVQETLFYLSWLNSNLDVASRVNAEVVTKPEPATLGELFSYMNQASAKCTATIDGVVHCSGWYYIGCGVCHTKATKGPTTLMCKKCGKSEIIGVAQSLTKPSVYDHNDQAVFVVLGDAGEELTGKEAAELVERYYQANDSVGGDHIVPVPQAMIDTIGQTRKFIVKVSNHNLTVKTQTLTVTKVLPLEAPKPEGNLRENVGDEADTEREDHADESMKRGADGIESEGVKRAKCGQ; the protein is encoded by the exons ATGAAATCAAAAGGCGTAACGGCGGAGACGAAGAATCCGATCAAACCAATCGGCAAAACCGGTGCCTCTTCCGGTCTCAACCTCGGCGTTAGGGGCAGAGCCTCTGTCTCACCCGGCGCTAAAGGCAAAGCTATCGTCACCGACAACGTAGGGAAGGTTATTACCTTCAAAGACGTGACATTCGGGCCCCATGAAGACGAGGTACGGTTTCGGTGGATCCACTTTTGGGAGGCGTGGAATGTTCAGACGAAGGTGCTTATCGGCCTCGAAATGCTTCTCATCGATGAAGAG GAAAGTGTTATCCAGGGCTTCATCCCCTATGGAAGGATTGAGACCTATTTGCCTCACATGAAAGCTTGTGCTACTTACAGACTCAGCAAGTTTTTCGGATCAAAGAGCAAGACTATTTACCGGGTAGCTGAGCCAAGTGTCACTATTAGCTTCTCATGGAACTCTGCCCTATCTGTTCTCGAGGACAGTTCGATCCGTATCCCTGCGGATCGGTTCCGTATCCATGGATTCAGAGAGTTCGATGCTTCTTCCGACTTGATAGGTGATCTTTATG ACTATATTGGCCACATCAAACTTGTGAATGGGAAGGTTCCCAGTGACAGTCTTCTGCTTGATGAAGCAGAGATAGCTGCATCCCGCCGAGTAGAGCTTCTTGTTCAAACACATGA CGATCCTGTGATGAAGTTGTATCTCTGGGACAAAGCTGCCTTTGAGTTCTATGAAAAGTTTAAAGCATCTGGAGGCACTGCACGTGTTATCTTAGTCACCACCTTAAACCCGAAACGGTTTGGAG GCGTCCTATCTCTATCTGCCATGGCGTCTTCACAGGTGTTCCTGGATAGTGATGTCCAAGAAACACTCTTCTACCTCAGTTG GCTGAACTCGAACTTGGATGTTGCCAGCAGAGTTAATGCAGAGGTGGTCACCAAGCCTGAGCCAGCGACTTTGGGAGAACTCTTCTCCTATATGAATCAGGCATCCGCTAAG TGCACAGCAACTATTGATGGTGTTGTGCACTGTTCTGGATGGTATTATATAGGCTGCGGTGTGTGCCATACTAAGGCAACCAAAGGGCCCACAACGCTTATGTGTAAGAAGTGTGGGAAGAGTGAAATTATTGGTGTAGCGCA GTCCCTGACAAAGCCCTCTGTGTATGACCATAATGATCAAGCCGTATTTGTTGTCCTTGGTGATGCTGGTGAGGAGTTGACTGGAAAGGAAGCCGCTGAATTGGTTGAGAGATACTACCAG GCCAATGATAGTGTTGGAGGGGATCACATAGTTCCAGTGCCTCAAGCTATGATTGATACCATTGGACAGACACGGAAGTTCATTGTAAAGGTATCAAATCACAATCTGACTGTCAAGACCCAGACTCTAACTGTGACAAAGGTGCTCCCACTCGAAGCCCCGAAACCCGAAGGCAACTTAAGAGAGAACGTTGGTGACGAAGCTGATACTGAGAGGGAGGATCATGCAGATGAGTCAATGAAAAGGGGTGCTGATGGGATTGAGTCAGAAGGTGTGAAGCGTGCCAAATGTGGCCAATGA